A part of Halomarina litorea genomic DNA contains:
- a CDS encoding IclR family transcriptional regulator, with protein sequence MSDEPKTIASVEKTLKVVEALWKLDGAGVTELAEFLGLSKSTVHVHLLTLERKGYVVSTDGRYELGLRFLNFGEYVKRAQPLYDVAHPTVEDLAAETGELAFCMVEQEGLATAICSGAGRRAVQTSVRVGTHTYMHASSAGKAILAHLSRERVDEILDRWGQPRFTENTIVDRGRLCEELRTMREEGVFYSNEEYARGVASVGVPVLGESGEIQGAITVFGTAMRLSGDRSGSDLPNQLLGAANQIEVNMTAP encoded by the coding sequence ATGTCGGACGAACCGAAGACCATCGCCTCCGTCGAGAAGACCCTGAAGGTGGTCGAGGCGCTCTGGAAACTCGACGGCGCCGGCGTCACCGAACTCGCCGAGTTCCTCGGCCTCTCGAAGAGCACCGTCCACGTCCACCTGCTGACGCTCGAACGGAAGGGGTACGTCGTCTCGACGGACGGCCGCTACGAACTCGGCTTGCGCTTTCTCAACTTCGGCGAGTACGTCAAGCGAGCACAACCGCTGTACGACGTGGCCCACCCCACGGTCGAGGACCTCGCCGCGGAGACGGGCGAACTGGCGTTCTGCATGGTCGAACAGGAGGGGCTGGCGACGGCCATCTGTTCCGGGGCGGGCCGCCGGGCGGTCCAGACGAGCGTCCGCGTCGGGACCCACACCTACATGCACGCCTCGTCGGCCGGAAAGGCCATCCTCGCGCACCTCTCCAGGGAACGCGTCGACGAGATTCTCGACCGGTGGGGACAACCGCGCTTTACGGAGAACACCATCGTCGACCGCGGGCGACTGTGTGAGGAGTTGCGGACGATGCGCGAGGAGGGGGTGTTCTACAGCAACGAGGAGTACGCCCGCGGCGTGGCCTCCGTCGGCGTCCCCGTCCTCGGCGAGTCCGGGGAGATACAGGGTGCCATCACCGTCTTCGGCACGGCGATGCGCCTCAGCGGCGATCGTTCCGGGTCGGACCTCCCGAACCAGTTGCTCGGCGCGGCGAACCAGATAGAGGTCAACATGACCGCCCCGTGA
- a CDS encoding epoxide hydrolase family protein, with the protein MEPNAERTGDGDGVSGDIDDTDDTGDAVRPFEVSVADDDVADLRRRLAATRWPDDPPADDWSYGTDPEYLRTLCEYWRESYDWDAFERRLNRFDQYVTTIDGQRVHCYHVRSPEPDATPLLLSHGWPGSIVEFLDVLGPLSDPAAHGGDPDDAFHVVAPSLPGYGFSGPTTGAGWDARRIAEAFAELMTRLGYDRFLAQGGDWGALVTAILGAEYPDRVAAIHTNLLFLRPSAFEDPMGMLDEEGRADYEATKAAREGETGYQAIQSTKPQTLAYGLTDSPAGLAAWVVEKFRTWSDCDGDVESRFDRERLLDNLGVYWLTGTVNASMRLYYETTFEDVVPDSVDVPTGHARYPVEVSRTPRAWAEAVYDIEHWVEMPEGGHFAAMEVPDLFVEDLRTFFGNYRGAGTDAGGTPHA; encoded by the coding sequence ATGGAACCGAACGCGGAACGGACGGGCGACGGGGACGGCGTGAGCGGCGACATCGACGATACCGACGACACCGGCGACGCGGTCCGGCCCTTCGAGGTGTCGGTGGCCGACGACGACGTGGCGGACCTGCGGCGACGGCTCGCGGCCACCCGCTGGCCCGACGACCCCCCGGCGGACGACTGGTCGTACGGGACCGACCCGGAGTACCTCCGGACGCTCTGTGAGTACTGGCGCGAGTCCTACGACTGGGACGCCTTCGAGCGACGGCTCAACCGCTTCGACCAGTACGTGACGACCATCGACGGCCAGCGGGTCCACTGTTACCACGTCCGGTCGCCCGAACCGGACGCCACGCCCCTGCTCCTGAGCCACGGGTGGCCGGGGTCGATCGTGGAGTTCCTCGACGTCCTCGGGCCGCTGTCGGACCCGGCGGCCCACGGCGGCGACCCGGACGACGCCTTCCACGTCGTCGCCCCGTCGCTCCCGGGCTACGGCTTCTCGGGGCCGACGACGGGGGCGGGGTGGGACGCCCGACGTATCGCAGAGGCGTTCGCCGAGTTGATGACCCGCCTCGGGTACGACCGTTTCCTCGCGCAGGGCGGCGACTGGGGCGCACTCGTCACCGCGATTCTCGGGGCGGAGTACCCCGACCGGGTGGCGGCCATCCACACCAACCTCCTGTTCTTGCGCCCCTCGGCGTTCGAGGACCCGATGGGGATGCTCGACGAGGAGGGGCGGGCCGACTACGAGGCGACGAAGGCCGCCCGCGAGGGGGAGACGGGCTACCAGGCCATCCAGTCGACGAAGCCCCAGACGCTCGCCTACGGCCTCACCGACTCGCCGGCGGGCCTCGCGGCGTGGGTCGTCGAGAAGTTCCGGACGTGGAGCGACTGCGACGGCGACGTGGAGTCGCGCTTCGACCGCGAGCGACTGCTCGACAACCTCGGCGTCTACTGGCTCACAGGGACCGTCAACGCCTCCATGCGCCTGTACTACGAGACGACGTTCGAGGACGTCGTCCCCGACTCCGTCGACGTCCCGACCGGCCACGCGCGCTACCCCGTGGAGGTGTCGCGCACCCCCCGCGCGTGGGCAGAGGCGGTGTACGACATCGAACACTGGGTGGAGATGCCCGAGGGGGGCCACTTCGCGGCGATGGAGGTCCCCGACCTGTTCGTCGAGGACCTGCGGACCTTCTTCGGGAACTACCGCGGCGCCGGGACCGACGCGGGTGGGACACCCCACGCCTGA
- a CDS encoding ABC transporter substrate-binding protein, with protein MTGRKSRETRRGFVQQVGAGVLAGGVAGLAGCTSGENSGDGGGGGGGGNGDGNGSGGGTTGGGGGSQTLKLGGLFATSGPYSALGVDQRDGVKVALQHIEEEGVDLTVEETFADTQLNPEEGLRRARELVERESVDALIGIASSSVAAAVANYANQNQVPLMLTVATDEALTGEKCNKFTFRSNTHTYQNQKPNAEYAMENLGTTFATMGADYSWGRASVKAFVEVAEANGGEVVEQVWPKLGASDYSSEIQKVADSDAEFLLVRCSGADGVKSAKQIASFGLKEQMDIITNQTTIVAQGAGDAAVGNYGGVPYHAALTSEQTGNDQNEKFVADYREIGDGSDPSTYSCSSYMGMWFLGKAVVEAGSTDGAAMVDALEGISHDGPKGPMEIRACDHQATNAVWSSQLVSPEGTEFDYPIPKIFKKHDSGTNSRPCEETGCNL; from the coding sequence ATGACAGGGCGGAAGTCACGCGAGACACGACGAGGGTTCGTACAGCAGGTCGGTGCGGGCGTCCTCGCTGGCGGGGTGGCGGGCCTCGCCGGCTGTACCAGCGGGGAGAACAGCGGCGACGGTGGCGGCGGCGGTGGTGGCGGCAACGGCGACGGGAACGGCTCCGGTGGCGGGACGACCGGCGGCGGTGGCGGGTCCCAGACGCTCAAACTCGGCGGCCTGTTCGCCACGAGCGGGCCGTACTCGGCGCTCGGCGTCGACCAGCGCGACGGGGTGAAGGTCGCCCTCCAGCACATAGAAGAGGAGGGCGTCGACCTCACGGTCGAGGAGACGTTCGCCGACACGCAGTTGAACCCGGAGGAGGGGCTGCGTCGCGCCCGGGAACTGGTCGAACGCGAGAGCGTGGACGCGCTCATCGGCATCGCGAGTTCGTCGGTGGCGGCAGCGGTCGCCAACTACGCGAACCAGAATCAGGTGCCGCTGATGCTCACCGTCGCCACCGACGAGGCACTGACCGGCGAGAAGTGCAACAAGTTCACCTTCCGGTCGAACACCCACACCTACCAGAACCAGAAGCCGAACGCCGAGTACGCGATGGAGAACCTCGGGACGACGTTCGCCACGATGGGCGCGGACTACTCGTGGGGGCGCGCCAGCGTCAAGGCGTTCGTGGAGGTCGCGGAAGCAAACGGCGGTGAGGTCGTCGAACAGGTCTGGCCCAAACTCGGCGCCAGCGACTACTCCTCCGAGATTCAGAAGGTGGCGGACTCCGACGCCGAGTTCCTCCTCGTGCGCTGTTCGGGCGCGGACGGGGTCAAATCGGCGAAGCAGATCGCCTCCTTCGGCCTCAAAGAGCAGATGGACATCATCACCAACCAGACGACCATCGTCGCGCAGGGGGCGGGCGACGCGGCCGTCGGCAACTACGGCGGCGTCCCGTACCACGCCGCGCTCACGAGCGAGCAGACGGGCAACGACCAGAACGAGAAGTTCGTGGCCGACTACCGCGAGATAGGCGACGGCTCGGACCCGAGCACCTACTCCTGTTCGTCGTACATGGGGATGTGGTTCCTCGGGAAGGCCGTCGTCGAGGCGGGGTCGACCGACGGCGCGGCGATGGTCGACGCACTGGAGGGCATCTCCCACGACGGGCCGAAGGGACCGATGGAGATCCGTGCCTGCGACCACCAGGCGACGAACGCGGTCTGGTCGTCGCAACTCGTCTCGCCGGAGGGGACCGAGTTCGACTACCCCATCCCGAAGATATTCAAGAAGCACGACTCGGGGACGAACTCCCGGCCCTGCGAGGAGACCGGCTGTAACCTCTGA
- a CDS encoding ABC transporter ATP-binding protein: MSILETDGLTKHFGGVTAVDDVDLSVEEGEITSLIGPNGAGKTTLFNMLAGALEPSTGVITFRGEDVTGLAPEAIARKGIAKSFQITNVFGGISVLENVRVAVQARHRGGWNVHQHADSKAEYTEEAEDILSFVGLSEERDRPANVLSHGDKRSLEIGLALAIDPDLLLLDEPAAGMSQIEIESMLDLIEELAGEYTIMLVEHNMDIVMNISDHVVVLHNGAVIASGPPSSVQADESVQEAYLGGMA, from the coding sequence ATGTCGATACTAGAGACAGACGGTCTCACGAAGCACTTCGGAGGGGTGACGGCCGTCGACGACGTCGACCTCTCGGTCGAGGAGGGCGAGATAACGTCACTCATCGGGCCGAACGGCGCGGGCAAGACGACGCTGTTCAACATGCTCGCCGGGGCGCTCGAACCCTCCACCGGCGTCATCACCTTCCGCGGCGAGGACGTCACCGGCCTCGCGCCGGAGGCCATCGCGCGCAAGGGCATCGCCAAGTCCTTCCAGATTACGAACGTCTTCGGCGGCATCTCGGTACTGGAGAACGTCCGCGTGGCGGTGCAGGCGCGCCACCGCGGCGGGTGGAACGTCCACCAGCACGCCGACAGCAAGGCCGAGTACACCGAGGAGGCCGAGGACATCCTCTCCTTCGTCGGCCTCTCGGAGGAGCGCGACCGACCGGCGAACGTCCTCTCGCACGGGGACAAGCGCTCGCTCGAAATCGGCCTCGCGCTGGCCATCGACCCGGACCTCCTCCTCCTCGACGAACCCGCGGCGGGGATGAGCCAGATCGAGATCGAGTCGATGCTCGACCTCATCGAGGAACTCGCGGGCGAGTACACCATCATGCTCGTCGAACACAACATGGACATCGTGATGAACATCTCCGACCACGTCGTCGTGTTGCACAACGGGGCCGTCATCGCCTCGGGCCCGCCGTCGTCGGTACAGGCCGACGAGTCGGTACAGGAGGCGTACCTCGGGGGAATGGCCTGA
- a CDS encoding ABC transporter ATP-binding protein translates to MALLDVENVDTFYGQSQALHDVSLSVEQGEVVTLLGRNGAGKTTTLRTVAGITPPRSGTIRYDGEDITGESTYKIIQRGLGYVPEDRQVWPQLTVAENLEVPAGRGGDWTVDDAYDLFPKLHDLSNAQAGDLSGGEQQMLVIARGLLGGTRLLLLDEPSEGLAPQIVADVRDAILELKDDLTIVLVEQNVRLALDVADRVYVLANGRVVHEDDAEGLTPDDPTLREHVAV, encoded by the coding sequence ATGGCGCTCCTCGACGTGGAGAACGTGGACACATTCTACGGGCAGAGTCAGGCGCTCCACGATGTCTCGCTATCCGTCGAGCAGGGCGAGGTCGTGACGCTCCTCGGGCGCAACGGCGCGGGCAAGACCACCACCCTGCGGACCGTCGCTGGGATCACCCCGCCTCGGAGCGGGACGATCCGCTACGACGGCGAGGACATCACGGGCGAGTCGACCTACAAGATCATCCAGCGCGGACTCGGCTACGTCCCCGAGGACCGGCAGGTGTGGCCACAGCTCACCGTCGCCGAGAACCTCGAGGTTCCGGCGGGGCGCGGCGGCGACTGGACCGTCGACGACGCCTACGACCTCTTCCCGAAACTACACGATCTCTCGAACGCACAGGCGGGCGACCTCTCGGGAGGCGAACAGCAGATGCTCGTCATCGCGCGGGGGCTCCTCGGCGGGACGCGCCTCCTCCTGCTCGACGAACCGAGCGAGGGGCTGGCGCCGCAGATCGTCGCCGACGTGCGCGACGCCATCCTCGAACTGAAAGACGACCTCACCATCGTCCTCGTCGAGCAGAACGTCCGCCTCGCGCTGGACGTTGCCGACCGCGTCTACGTCCTCGCCAACGGCCGCGTCGTCCACGAGGACGACGCCGAGGGGCTGACGCCGGACGACCCGACGCTCCGCGAACACGTGGCCGTCTGA
- a CDS encoding acyl-CoA dehydrogenase family protein, translating into MDFETPPEIATLLDDLDEFIESEIRPLEEEHPEYFDERREYARTDWENGGVPREEWEALLDEQRRRADEAGFYRFALPEELGGQGGSNLAMAHVREHLAHRGIGLHNVLQQEASIVGNFPIAQAIHRFGADHHKEMLEDIITRETPVAFGLTEPDHGSDATWMDTTAEREGDEWVIDGAKRWNSGMHVAEYDLVFARTSGEDGDHEGITGFLVPTDADGFEVEFYHWTFNMPTDHAEVDIDGVRVPDSAIVGEEGQGLRLAQAFLYENRIRQAASSLGAAQFCIDEAVEYANERETWGQPLADRQGIQFPLADLHTEAEMLRNTVYRTAWMLDQEGKFSGSDKVSMVNYTANNLVCRAADQAIQVHGGMGYSRAKPFEHIYRHHRRYRITEGSEEIQKRRVAGHLFGYLG; encoded by the coding sequence ATGGACTTCGAGACGCCCCCGGAGATAGCCACGTTGCTCGACGACCTGGACGAGTTCATCGAGTCGGAGATACGCCCGCTGGAGGAAGAGCACCCGGAGTACTTCGACGAACGACGCGAGTACGCCCGCACGGACTGGGAGAACGGCGGCGTCCCCCGCGAGGAGTGGGAGGCGTTGCTGGACGAACAACGCAGGCGGGCCGACGAGGCGGGCTTCTACCGGTTCGCGCTCCCCGAGGAGTTGGGGGGGCAGGGGGGGTCGAACCTCGCGATGGCGCACGTCCGCGAACACCTCGCCCACCGGGGTATCGGGTTGCACAACGTCCTCCAGCAGGAGGCGTCCATCGTGGGCAACTTCCCCATCGCGCAGGCCATCCACCGGTTCGGGGCCGACCATCACAAGGAGATGCTGGAGGACATCATCACGCGCGAGACGCCCGTCGCGTTCGGCCTCACGGAACCCGACCACGGGAGCGACGCGACGTGGATGGACACGACGGCGGAGAGGGAGGGCGACGAGTGGGTCATCGACGGCGCGAAACGTTGGAACAGCGGGATGCACGTCGCGGAGTACGACCTCGTGTTCGCCCGCACCAGTGGGGAGGACGGCGACCACGAGGGCATCACCGGTTTCCTCGTCCCGACGGACGCCGACGGCTTCGAGGTGGAGTTCTACCACTGGACGTTCAACATGCCCACCGACCACGCCGAGGTGGACATCGACGGCGTGCGCGTCCCCGACAGCGCCATCGTCGGCGAGGAGGGTCAGGGCCTCCGACTCGCGCAGGCGTTCCTCTACGAGAACCGCATCCGGCAGGCCGCCTCCAGTCTCGGCGCGGCGCAGTTCTGCATCGACGAGGCCGTCGAGTACGCCAACGAACGCGAGACGTGGGGCCAACCGCTGGCCGACCGGCAGGGTATCCAGTTCCCCCTCGCGGACCTGCACACGGAGGCGGAGATGCTGCGCAACACCGTCTACCGCACCGCGTGGATGCTGGACCAGGAGGGGAAGTTCTCCGGGAGCGACAAGGTGTCGATGGTCAACTACACCGCGAACAACCTCGTCTGCCGGGCCGCCGACCAGGCCATCCAGGTCCACGGGGGGATGGGGTACAGTCGGGCCAAGCCCTTCGAACACATCTACCGCCACCACCGCCGCTACCGCATCACGGAGGGGTCCGAGGAGATACAGAAACGGCGCGTCGCGGGCCACCTGTTCGGCTACCTCGGGTAA
- a CDS encoding phosphotransferase family protein: MSDVTEGALATFLSDRLDADVSVDDLHEHVEGWSRDTASFTARWEESGETHERRLVVRAESDAQVEGDATGEGNDVETEFRTMDAAQDAPVPVPETHWFEGDRSVLGGRFFVVDYVPGDAPVTWDRDQRQRLYDAWDERDGESSLPSQFVDCAVGVHTLGPGDVPELDDCPPEDVVERELDRWVGQYRDSVVRPEPAVEECIRWFRANAPEVPETTVVHGDFRIGNMLVDGDDVTALLDWELARIGDPMYDLGYASTYYFAGKLVDPIERPELACSLLDREWFYDEYERRSGRTVDRERVRYWRAFSAFVMMTIGLSGVDRFRSGETDDVRAAWFQYIVPGLVEDMLGVVREDRL; this comes from the coding sequence ATGAGTGACGTCACCGAGGGAGCGCTAGCGACGTTCCTCTCGGACCGACTCGACGCGGACGTCTCGGTCGATGACCTCCACGAGCACGTCGAGGGGTGGTCGCGCGACACGGCGTCGTTCACCGCGCGGTGGGAGGAGTCCGGCGAGACGCACGAGCGCAGACTCGTCGTCCGCGCCGAGAGCGACGCGCAGGTCGAGGGCGACGCCACCGGCGAGGGCAACGACGTCGAGACGGAGTTCCGGACGATGGACGCCGCACAGGACGCCCCCGTCCCCGTCCCCGAGACCCACTGGTTCGAGGGCGACCGGTCCGTTCTGGGCGGGCGCTTCTTCGTCGTCGACTACGTCCCCGGCGACGCGCCCGTGACGTGGGACCGCGACCAGCGTCAGCGACTCTACGACGCGTGGGACGAACGCGACGGCGAGTCGAGTCTCCCCTCGCAGTTCGTCGACTGCGCCGTCGGCGTCCACACCCTCGGCCCGGGGGACGTCCCGGAACTGGACGACTGCCCGCCCGAGGACGTCGTCGAGCGAGAACTGGACCGCTGGGTGGGCCAGTACCGCGACAGCGTGGTGCGGCCCGAACCCGCCGTCGAGGAGTGCATCCGCTGGTTTCGGGCGAACGCGCCCGAGGTACCCGAGACGACGGTGGTCCACGGCGACTTTCGCATCGGGAACATGCTCGTCGACGGCGACGACGTCACCGCGCTGCTGGACTGGGAACTCGCCCGCATCGGCGACCCGATGTACGACCTCGGCTACGCCTCGACGTACTACTTCGCCGGGAAACTCGTCGACCCCATCGAGCGGCCCGAACTCGCCTGTTCCCTCCTCGACCGGGAGTGGTTCTACGACGAGTACGAACGTCGGTCCGGCCGGACGGTGGACCGCGAGCGGGTGCGCTACTGGCGGGCGTTCTCCGCGTTCGTCATGATGACCATCGGCCTCTCCGGGGTGGACCGCTTCCGGTCCGGCGAGACCGACGACGTGCGCGCCGCGTGGTTCCAGTACATCGTCCCCGGCCTCGTCGAGGACATGCTGGGGGTCGTCCGCGAGGACCGACTCTAG
- a CDS encoding enoyl-CoA hydratase/isomerase family protein, with product MVDPDYENFVTTFEDGVLRAEIHSTSKMNALNRTMSEELLELAVRLHEDHVRCFVLTGSDGVFCAGGDVGNFVNESASAGMRKGASMLHDAVVQFHQAEVPIVTGVNGAAVGAGFSLGIFGDYVLASDESYFQFGYPGIGATGDGSSTYFLPRVVGLRQAKRIALLNERIAPDEAVELGLATEAVPEADFADRLDEVVGQVAEGPTVALGRTQRLLTESTSRGIEEQLAAETNTIARTAKTEDFKEGVRAFGEKRTPEFEGR from the coding sequence ATGGTCGACCCCGACTACGAGAACTTCGTGACGACGTTCGAGGACGGCGTGCTCCGCGCGGAGATACACAGCACCTCGAAGATGAACGCGCTCAACCGGACGATGTCCGAGGAACTGCTGGAACTCGCCGTGCGCCTCCACGAGGACCACGTCCGGTGTTTCGTCCTCACCGGCTCCGACGGCGTGTTCTGTGCCGGGGGCGACGTGGGCAACTTCGTGAACGAGTCGGCGTCCGCCGGGATGCGCAAGGGGGCGTCGATGCTCCACGACGCCGTCGTCCAGTTCCACCAGGCGGAGGTACCCATCGTCACGGGCGTCAACGGCGCTGCGGTCGGTGCCGGGTTCAGCCTCGGCATCTTCGGCGACTACGTCCTCGCCAGCGACGAGTCGTACTTCCAGTTCGGCTACCCCGGCATCGGCGCGACGGGCGACGGCTCCTCGACGTACTTCCTCCCGCGCGTCGTGGGACTCCGACAGGCCAAGCGCATCGCCCTCCTGAACGAACGTATCGCGCCCGACGAAGCCGTCGAACTGGGACTGGCGACCGAGGCCGTCCCCGAGGCCGACTTCGCGGACCGACTGGACGAGGTCGTCGGGCAGGTGGCGGAGGGACCGACCGTCGCCCTCGGGCGCACCCAGCGACTCCTCACCGAGAGCACCTCGCGGGGCATCGAGGAGCAACTCGCGGCGGAGACGAACACCATCGCGCGGACGGCGAAGACCGAGGACTTCAAGGAGGGCGTCCGGGCGTTCGGCGAGAAGCGGACGCCGGAGTTCGAGGGCAGGTAG
- a CDS encoding branched-chain amino acid ABC transporter permease codes for MADVSTIVGIVLNGLAIGMLLLLVASGLSLIFGLMGVVNFAHGSLYMFGSYFGLVLFDRTGVFLLALLAAPFLVAGIGMVMEYLTLRPLYGRDPLYQILLTFGIALILDELVVLVWGPNALDFTTPAWAQGVLDVAGAAFPAYRLFVIVLGAVVAVGLYAFLQRTRYGLVVRAGTANRTMVEASGINVKRAFTIMFAVGAGMAAVGGVVAGPMLSVHPAMGLEMVIEAFVVVVIGGLGSFRGSVVGALLAGLAQSFGSYYVPAASSIIIFALMVVVLLVRPGGLFGDPEVEH; via the coding sequence ATGGCGGACGTTAGCACAATCGTCGGTATCGTACTCAACGGGTTGGCCATCGGGATGTTGCTGTTGCTCGTCGCATCGGGCCTCTCACTCATCTTCGGGCTGATGGGCGTGGTCAACTTCGCACACGGGTCGCTGTACATGTTCGGGTCGTACTTCGGCCTCGTCCTGTTCGACCGGACCGGGGTGTTCTTGCTCGCCCTGCTGGCCGCCCCGTTCCTCGTCGCGGGCATCGGGATGGTCATGGAGTACCTCACGCTCAGACCGCTGTACGGGCGCGACCCGCTCTATCAGATCCTCCTCACGTTCGGCATCGCGCTCATCCTCGACGAACTGGTGGTGCTCGTCTGGGGGCCGAACGCCCTCGACTTCACCACTCCGGCGTGGGCGCAGGGCGTCCTCGACGTGGCGGGCGCGGCGTTCCCCGCCTACCGCCTGTTCGTCATCGTCCTCGGGGCGGTGGTCGCGGTCGGTCTCTACGCCTTCCTCCAGCGGACCCGGTACGGACTGGTCGTCCGCGCGGGGACGGCCAACCGGACGATGGTGGAGGCGAGCGGCATCAACGTCAAGCGGGCGTTCACCATCATGTTCGCCGTCGGGGCGGGGATGGCCGCCGTCGGCGGCGTCGTCGCCGGGCCGATGCTGAGCGTCCACCCCGCGATGGGGCTGGAGATGGTCATCGAGGCGTTCGTCGTCGTCGTCATCGGCGGCCTCGGGAGCTTCCGAGGATCGGTGGTCGGTGCGTTGCTCGCCGGCCTCGCCCAGTCGTTCGGGAGCTACTACGTCCCGGCGGCGTCCTCTATCATCATCTTCGCGCTGATGGTCGTGGTGTTGCTGGTGCGTCCGGGCGGCCTCTTCGGTGACCCGGAGGTGGAACACTGA
- a CDS encoding acetoacetate decarboxylase family protein: MTGFVRTAAEVAEIRDRMAENRFLDARSVSVRYLTRPGVVEAVLPPGLEPTDDPVVEAEVVVVGESNCVGSFAGGGLYVQARHGDVVGQYCLAMPMSTDAAVRWGRDLFGEPKKRAAVRLEREGPTVAGSVARHGEDLLTVEATLERERDVDPATRTVFHYKALPDVTGRGFQFDPVLVRVDFESDLHRFETGPGSVTLGRTAHDPWADLAVEEVRGAAYVEADLASNQTELATVDPEAFAPYGLARGADDWLSPDTLPADAASSGRTMDRM; this comes from the coding sequence ATGACGGGGTTCGTGCGAACCGCAGCGGAGGTCGCGGAGATTCGAGACCGGATGGCGGAGAACCGCTTTCTCGACGCGCGGTCGGTGTCGGTCAGGTACCTGACCCGACCCGGAGTCGTCGAAGCCGTCCTCCCGCCGGGGCTGGAACCGACCGACGACCCGGTGGTCGAGGCAGAGGTCGTGGTGGTGGGCGAGAGCAACTGCGTCGGGTCGTTCGCGGGCGGCGGCCTGTACGTGCAGGCCCGCCACGGGGACGTCGTCGGGCAGTACTGCCTGGCCATGCCGATGTCGACGGACGCCGCGGTCCGCTGGGGGCGAGACCTGTTCGGCGAACCGAAGAAGCGGGCCGCGGTCCGACTGGAGCGCGAGGGACCGACCGTCGCCGGGTCCGTCGCCCGCCACGGCGAGGACCTCCTGACAGTCGAGGCGACGCTGGAGCGCGAACGAGACGTCGACCCCGCGACCCGGACGGTGTTCCACTACAAGGCGCTGCCCGACGTGACCGGTCGGGGCTTCCAGTTCGACCCGGTGCTGGTGCGCGTCGACTTCGAGAGCGACCTGCACCGCTTCGAGACCGGCCCCGGATCGGTGACGCTCGGACGGACCGCCCACGACCCGTGGGCGGACCTCGCCGTCGAGGAGGTCCGCGGCGCCGCGTACGTCGAGGCGGACCTCGCGTCGAACCAGACGGAACTCGCGACGGTCGACCCCGAGGCGTTCGCGCCGTACGGCCTCGCGCGCGGGGCCGACGACTGGCTGT
- a CDS encoding branched-chain amino acid ABC transporter permease, translated as MAVGLADRFEDRTAALRLGLALLGVAAFALLPQVLSNFETGLVVEFLILLLFAASYDLLIGFTGVVSFGHALPYGVGAYFMGIAMSGRPLPGIPEAGLSLPVAVVLALVAVVLVSLITGWLAFQLSGVYFAMLTLAFSMVGYFVVFESTGITGGDNGLLVFRPDLLGLPLGDYVTFYYLVFWVVLVSFLAMRRLTNSPFGRVLVCIRENEERARFLGYDTFRYKLGVFVVAGLFAGIAGLLQGLYLQIVTPDLLYWSTGGDALLVTLIGGMGTLWGAAVGAAFLLGARELLTGIVEGWPIVLGVVYVLFVLFVPHGIAGLLTGKGEARSVWDVVGDLRSDDGEGSTDD; from the coding sequence ATGGCGGTCGGACTGGCCGACCGGTTCGAGGACCGGACCGCCGCGCTCCGCCTCGGCCTCGCGCTCCTCGGCGTCGCGGCGTTCGCCCTCCTCCCGCAGGTACTCTCGAACTTCGAGACGGGCCTCGTCGTGGAGTTCCTCATCCTGTTGCTGTTCGCCGCGAGCTACGACCTGCTCATCGGCTTCACGGGCGTCGTCTCCTTCGGCCACGCGCTCCCCTACGGCGTGGGGGCGTACTTCATGGGCATCGCCATGTCGGGACGGCCCCTGCCGGGCATCCCGGAGGCGGGGCTCTCCCTCCCGGTGGCCGTCGTGCTGGCGCTGGTGGCGGTGGTCCTCGTCTCGCTCATCACGGGCTGGCTCGCCTTCCAGCTCTCGGGAGTGTACTTCGCCATGCTCACGCTGGCGTTCTCGATGGTGGGCTACTTCGTCGTCTTCGAGTCGACGGGTATCACCGGCGGCGACAACGGCCTGCTCGTCTTCCGGCCGGACCTGCTCGGCCTCCCCCTCGGCGACTACGTGACGTTCTACTACCTCGTGTTCTGGGTCGTCCTCGTCTCCTTTCTCGCCATGCGGCGGCTCACGAACTCGCCGTTCGGCCGCGTGCTCGTCTGCATCCGCGAGAACGAGGAGCGCGCCCGCTTCCTCGGCTACGACACCTTCCGGTACAAACTCGGCGTGTTCGTCGTCGCGGGCCTGTTCGCGGGCATCGCGGGCCTCTTGCAGGGGCTGTACCTGCAGATCGTCACCCCCGACCTGCTGTACTGGTCGACGGGCGGTGACGCCCTGCTGGTGACGCTCATCGGCGGGATGGGTACGCTCTGGGGCGCGGCGGTCGGTGCCGCCTTCCTGCTCGGCGCGCGCGAACTCCTGACGGGCATCGTCGAGGGCTGGCCCATCGTCCTCGGCGTCGTCTACGTCCTGTTCGTCCTGTTCGTCCCGCACGGCATCGCGGGCCTGCTCACGGGTAAGGGCGAGGCGCGCTCGGTCTGGGACGTCGTCGGGGACCTGCGCTCGGACGACGGCGAGGGCAGCACCGACGACTGA